The DNA region CCCGCCGCTGCCTTGCGTTCAGCCAATTTCATGTCCATCCAGTTGAAAAATCCCATCAGTATGCCGACGGCAAAAAATCCTCCTGCCGGCAGGACCATTATGAGCAGGGGATTGCCTGATACGATAGGGAAACCCCATAATGCGCCCTGTCCCAAAAGCTCTCTGAAAAAGCTGATTATAACCATTGCCAGAAAGAATCCTATGCCCATGCCGAGACCGTCGCTTATTGATGGGATAATCCTGTTTTTTATCGCAAAAACCTCTGCCCTTGCAAAGATTGAGGCAAAAGCAACAATAAGCTGTATATAAAGTCCTATCTGTTTATAAACAGGCCTTGCCCATGCCGCCATTGACATATCAATGATGCTGACATAGCCTGCAATAATCATCATAAATATCGGGATGCGGATTTTTGGATTAATAAAATTTCTTATTAATGAAACAGTGAGATTGACCATTGTCTGAACAAAAATGACCGAAACACCCATAAAAAAACCGTTCTTTAAACTGTTGGTAACGGCAATGGAAGGGCATAAACTTATCGCCATTTTAAATATAGTATTTTCGCTGAATATTCCGTTTTTGATTAATTCCCAGTTGCTTTTATGAATGTGTGCCATGCTGGTGTTCCTTCCCCTGTTCTTCTGTTTTTGCGCCGGACAATTTTCCTTTAAGCATCTCCACGCCCTTTCTTACGCCGTCTTCTGTCACTGCCCGGCTGGAGATTGTAGCGCCTGAAATCGCCTCTACCTTA from Nitrospirota bacterium includes:
- the rsxE gene encoding electron transport complex subunit RsxE produces the protein MAHIHKSNWELIKNGIFSENTIFKMAISLCPSIAVTNSLKNGFFMGVSVIFVQTMVNLTVSLIRNFINPKIRIPIFMMIIAGYVSIIDMSMAAWARPVYKQIGLYIQLIVAFASIFARAEVFAIKNRIIPSISDGLGMGIGFFLAMVIISFFRELLGQGALWGFPIVSGNPLLIMVLPAGGFFAVGILMGFFNWMDMKLAERKAAAGG